The following are from one region of the Francisella opportunistica genome:
- a CDS encoding adenylosuccinate synthase, with the protein MSNIVIVGAQWGDEGKGKIADTLAEKADLVVRYQGGNNAGHTLVVNGKKTFLHLIPSGVLHQHTKCVIGHGVVLDPVALDEEITRLQATGIAISAENLFVSESCTIITSYHKLLDAVRESNTSEKIGTTGKGIGPAYEDKVSRKGIKFKHLFDKDILRSRLAISLAEKEILFRDLYKVEYPTLEQEFDKLFALGQKLKQYAVDTFSIIDQAIAAGKNIVYEGAQGVLLDVDYGTYPFVTSSNTSVAGVYSGATTAGHSLDHVIGITKAYTTRVGEGPFPTELFDDVGKFIQHKGGEIGVTTGRIRRCGWLDLPLLKYSAKCSNLTSIALTKVDVLSDMETLKVCIGYKYEGREIYCAYPGIDLYKVEPILVDMKPFSIDETVTKDNIPAALKTYLKTIENHIGIPISSLAYGPSREQILFFEDYFKKG; encoded by the coding sequence ATGTCAAATATCGTAATCGTAGGCGCTCAGTGGGGTGATGAAGGTAAAGGTAAAATAGCAGATACTTTAGCTGAGAAAGCAGATTTGGTTGTACGCTATCAAGGCGGTAATAATGCTGGCCATACGTTGGTTGTAAATGGTAAGAAGACATTTCTTCATCTGATACCTTCAGGGGTTTTACATCAGCATACAAAATGTGTAATTGGTCATGGTGTGGTTTTAGACCCTGTTGCCTTAGATGAGGAGATTACGCGTTTACAAGCAACAGGCATAGCAATCTCAGCAGAGAATTTATTTGTTTCTGAATCTTGTACAATTATTACTTCTTATCATAAGCTTTTAGATGCAGTTAGAGAAAGTAATACTAGTGAAAAAATAGGTACAACTGGTAAAGGTATTGGTCCAGCATACGAGGACAAAGTATCGCGTAAAGGTATCAAATTTAAGCATCTATTTGATAAAGATATATTAAGGTCAAGATTAGCTATATCTCTTGCAGAGAAAGAAATTTTATTTAGAGATTTATATAAAGTTGAATATCCAACATTAGAACAAGAGTTTGATAAGCTTTTTGCTTTAGGTCAAAAACTTAAACAGTATGCAGTAGATACTTTTTCAATAATAGATCAAGCAATTGCAGCAGGTAAAAATATTGTTTATGAAGGTGCACAAGGTGTGCTTTTAGATGTTGATTATGGTACTTATCCATTTGTGACATCTTCTAATACTTCAGTGGCGGGTGTATATTCTGGAGCAACAACTGCTGGGCATAGTTTAGATCATGTGATTGGGATTACAAAAGCTTATACGACAAGAGTTGGTGAAGGACCTTTCCCAACGGAGCTTTTTGATGATGTCGGTAAATTTATTCAGCATAAGGGCGGTGAAATAGGCGTAACAACAGGTAGAATCCGTAGGTGTGGTTGGTTAGATTTACCTCTTTTAAAATACTCAGCAAAATGCTCAAACTTAACATCAATAGCCTTAACAAAAGTTGATGTTTTATCTGATATGGAGACACTAAAAGTTTGTATTGGTTATAAGTATGAGGGTAGAGAAATATATTGTGCTTATCCTGGTATAGATTTATACAAGGTTGAGCCAATTCTTGTTGATATGAAGCCGTTTTCTATTGATGAAACTGTAACAAAAGATAATATACCAGCTGCACTTAAAACATATCTGAAAACTATAGAGAATCATATAGGTATTCCAATATCTTCATTAGCATATGGACCATCTAGAGAACAAATTTTATTCTTTGAGGATTATTTCAAAAAGGGTTAA
- the hpt gene encoding hypoxanthine phosphoribosyltransferase, translated as MTYSAENTEVYITSHQLEQAVTKLAEQINQDYSGQEVTLVCVLKGSFMFFADLVRKLRIDLRTQFITASSYGSGTTSSGIVILTETSLKEEYIKGKNIIIIEDIVDTGHTYHRLMQGIGKYNPKTLKFATLLFKPARLERDVKLDYVCFEIEDKFIVGYGLDFDEKYRELPYIGLIK; from the coding sequence ATGACTTATTCTGCAGAAAATACTGAGGTTTATATAACAAGCCATCAACTTGAACAAGCTGTTACTAAATTAGCAGAACAGATTAATCAAGATTATTCAGGCCAAGAAGTTACGCTTGTGTGCGTTTTAAAAGGGTCTTTTATGTTCTTTGCTGATCTTGTGAGAAAGCTACGCATTGATTTAAGGACGCAGTTTATTACAGCCTCCTCGTATGGTTCTGGAACTACTAGTTCTGGCATTGTGATTTTGACAGAGACTTCATTAAAAGAAGAGTATATCAAAGGTAAAAATATCATAATAATCGAAGATATAGTAGATACCGGACACACTTATCATAGGCTGATGCAAGGTATCGGCAAGTATAATCCTAAAACACTAAAATTCGCTACTTTATTGTTTAAGCCAGCAAGACTTGAAAGAGATGTTAAGCTTGATTATGTCTGTTTTGAAATAGAAGATAAGTTTATCGTTGGCTATGGCTTAGACTTTGATGAGAAATATCGTGAGCTACCATATATTGGTCTTATAAAATAA
- a CDS encoding dienelactone hydrolase family protein, protein MIITKEIEYRGDGVLLRGFCAYPDRGAHLPAVLIVPTWAGRDDFACDKAIAMARKGYLGFAIDIYGDAKVGKSKQENATLMNNLLAEKYALMTRLRAAYSNVKRMPKVDRANIAAIGFCFGGKCVLDMARSNFELKAAISFHGLLESNIVKEQNIDTKILVLHGYNDPMVSPEQVNKFQQEMDKRKADWQLHSFGNTYHAFTNPNANDLEFGTVFNKLSNKRAWKLAEGFLREAFVSSYY, encoded by the coding sequence ATGATAATTACAAAAGAAATTGAATATCGTGGTGATGGCGTCTTACTAAGAGGCTTTTGTGCATATCCAGATAGAGGCGCACATCTACCAGCTGTATTAATAGTACCAACATGGGCAGGTAGAGATGATTTTGCCTGTGATAAGGCAATAGCGATGGCTAGAAAAGGCTATCTTGGCTTTGCTATAGATATCTATGGTGATGCAAAAGTAGGTAAATCTAAACAAGAAAATGCTACTTTGATGAATAACCTCTTAGCCGAAAAATATGCATTAATGACAAGACTTAGAGCAGCATATAGCAATGTAAAAAGAATGCCGAAAGTTGATAGGGCAAATATCGCTGCAATAGGTTTCTGTTTTGGTGGCAAATGTGTTTTAGATATGGCTAGATCAAATTTTGAACTTAAAGCAGCAATTAGCTTTCATGGTTTACTAGAATCTAATATTGTCAAAGAACAAAATATCGATACTAAAATACTCGTTCTACATGGTTATAATGATCCAATGGTATCACCAGAGCAAGTCAATAAATTTCAGCAAGAAATGGATAAGCGCAAAGCAGATTGGCAGTTACATAGTTTTGGGAATACTTATCATGCTTTCACAAACCCTAACGCAAATGATCTTGAGTTTGGTACAGTATTTAATAAACTCTCAAACAAAAGAGCTTGGAAATTAGCCGAAGGTTTTCTTAGAGAAGCTTTTGTGAGTAGTTACTACTAA
- a CDS encoding metal ABC transporter permease yields MDSAIIVVSYLVYRRIFVFNYTFMLYAFIAGTIIAIICGIISFFVIIRRLSFASHALGHISLTGASGAVLLNLSAMTGQLAINLVAGLLMGAFGDKIKKNDIAIGIVLTFFLGLGTYFLFLYQSGYSGSVMSILVGDILTVSLEQIYILLGLAIFTITLLIIIARPLFISSIDPVFAESKKVSNKLLSILLFICIAITVSMACQVVGILLVFSLLIGPAAIATQWLDGFYKPIALSTLISVLTIWSGIVAAYYIDVPISFFITTIICILYLISILKNKFQ; encoded by the coding sequence ATGGACAGTGCCATTATTGTAGTGAGCTACCTTGTTTACAGGAGGATATTTGTGTTTAACTATACTTTTATGCTCTATGCATTTATAGCTGGAACAATAATAGCAATTATATGTGGTATTATTAGCTTTTTTGTCATAATTAGAAGATTATCATTTGCCTCACATGCTTTAGGGCATATTAGCCTAACAGGAGCATCTGGTGCGGTACTACTTAACCTATCAGCAATGACTGGACAACTTGCGATAAATCTTGTCGCTGGATTACTTATGGGAGCTTTTGGTGATAAGATTAAGAAAAATGATATTGCTATCGGTATTGTCCTAACTTTTTTCCTAGGTTTAGGTACTTACTTTCTATTTTTATACCAAAGTGGTTATTCTGGTTCTGTAATGTCTATCCTTGTTGGAGACATACTCACAGTTAGTCTTGAGCAAATATATATTCTTTTAGGTTTAGCAATATTTACAATAACATTACTTATAATAATTGCTCGACCATTATTTATATCCTCAATAGATCCGGTATTTGCCGAGTCAAAAAAAGTATCAAACAAACTTTTATCTATATTACTTTTTATATGTATCGCAATAACTGTATCTATGGCTTGCCAAGTCGTCGGTATCTTATTAGTATTCTCACTTTTAATCGGACCTGCTGCTATTGCAACTCAATGGCTTGATGGCTTCTATAAGCCTATTGCTCTAAGCACTTTGATTTCAGTGTTGACAATATGGTCAGGCATAGTAGCTGCCTACTACATTGATGTGCCAATTAGCTTTTTTATTACAACTATTATCTGTATTTTATATCTAATAAGTATACTAAAAAACAAGTTTCAATAA
- a CDS encoding metal ABC transporter ATP-binding protein, translating to MIKCSNLVIGYNKPITSALNLEIPANTWVGIVGKNGVGKSTFFKTLLGKIPSISGSVTINNNKIDVNTISYIPQEREINFEEKTSGYTLVKYSYKPNSWGLPLFNKSFKEKLEYLITLTQTQDYIYKPFKNLSGGQKKRIYLVQALINEPKILLLDEPLSDLDPDAKQRFLACLKEIYKKENVTLLIISHDMKEISTQLDAFIHFKDGQCHYCSELPCLQEDICV from the coding sequence ATGATTAAATGCTCTAACCTTGTGATTGGCTATAATAAGCCGATTACATCTGCGCTAAACCTCGAGATTCCAGCGAATACATGGGTCGGTATCGTTGGTAAAAATGGTGTTGGTAAATCAACGTTTTTTAAGACACTGCTAGGTAAAATACCAAGTATCTCTGGTTCAGTAACTATTAACAATAACAAAATAGACGTTAATACTATTAGCTATATTCCGCAAGAACGAGAAATAAACTTTGAAGAAAAAACGTCAGGCTATACTCTTGTTAAATACAGCTATAAACCAAATTCATGGGGACTACCTTTATTCAATAAAAGCTTTAAAGAAAAGCTAGAATATCTTATCACACTAACGCAAACCCAAGACTACATTTATAAACCATTTAAAAACCTCTCTGGTGGACAAAAAAAACGCATATATTTAGTACAAGCTTTGATTAATGAGCCAAAAATTCTTCTTTTAGATGAACCTTTATCAGATCTTGATCCAGATGCAAAGCAAAGATTCTTAGCTTGCTTGAAAGAAATCTATAAAAAAGAAAATGTCACTTTATTAATAATATCACATGATATGAAAGAGATTAGCACTCAGCTAGATGCCTTTATCCATTTTAAAGATGGACAGTGCCATTATTGTAGTGAGCTACCTTGTTTACAGGAGGATATTTGTGTTTAA
- a CDS encoding metal ABC transporter solute-binding protein, Zn/Mn family, translated as MKKYILIALSAIIIVALVAINLLVENVKPQTTKGSHDISVVAAENQYGSIAKLIGGSNVKVTNIINNADGDPHTFVSSVKNAKLLAEADVIIYNGADYDSWITPILKSNKNAEIIKVQDLIEYPQTSKFGINPHLWYNPDTFPALAAKLKDVFSKQVPVDSSLFEKNLENFNHKYQKIYDLIKQIKQSSSGTPVTATEPLFSYMANALGLNMKGLAFQWVIMNDSEPSPKMMIDYQKLFNDKQVKVLFYNKQVTDNITNNVLELAKKNNIPVVGITETMPTNDDAISWMIETLQATASALDKVQK; from the coding sequence ATGAAAAAATATATACTAATAGCTTTATCAGCTATCATTATCGTAGCTTTAGTTGCTATCAACCTTTTAGTCGAAAATGTTAAGCCTCAAACAACAAAAGGTAGCCATGACATATCAGTTGTCGCTGCTGAAAATCAATATGGTAGTATCGCTAAGCTTATTGGTGGTAGTAATGTCAAAGTTACTAACATAATCAATAATGCTGATGGCGATCCGCATACTTTTGTCTCATCTGTTAAGAATGCTAAATTACTAGCTGAAGCAGATGTGATTATCTATAATGGTGCTGATTACGATTCATGGATTACGCCAATACTAAAAAGTAACAAAAATGCTGAAATCATTAAGGTACAAGACTTGATAGAATATCCGCAAACTTCAAAATTTGGCATTAATCCACATCTTTGGTATAACCCTGATACATTCCCTGCTTTAGCAGCAAAATTAAAAGATGTTTTTTCTAAACAAGTTCCAGTTGATAGTAGCCTATTTGAAAAGAATCTTGAAAACTTTAATCATAAATATCAAAAAATTTACGATCTAATTAAACAAATAAAGCAATCAAGCTCAGGCACTCCTGTAACAGCTACAGAACCGCTATTTAGCTATATGGCTAATGCCTTAGGATTAAATATGAAAGGTCTTGCATTCCAATGGGTGATAATGAATGACTCTGAGCCTAGTCCTAAAATGATGATTGATTATCAGAAACTCTTTAATGATAAACAAGTTAAAGTACTTTTCTATAATAAGCAAGTTACAGATAATATCACAAATAATGTCTTAGAACTTGCTAAAAAAAATAATATACCAGTAGTCGGCATTACCGAAACTATGCCTACAAATGATGATGCAATCAGCTGGATGATCGAAACATTGCAGGCAACTGCTTCAGCATTAGATAAAGTACAAAAATAA
- a CDS encoding MFS transporter, translating into MYKTKITSLGLSIWFICAFFYALEYFVRSSTGALLDGFMKEPYNLNIASTALFSSSFYWSYIVSQIPAGIIVDKFGVKKVMTFSSVIFSIAMLIATIAYSEPMLLVYRILAGFGGGFAILCAIKSIAIWLPNRLFPAFTGLTQFVLYIGATLSAAPLVFLSKYLSISQIMALIFIVSFVLLLSSIFVIKTHPDYKKENKYNNKQNQTLKDILAVLKNKQIWFNGLFCFTIYGTTVLFADLWGIRYLTLYGFTQNQAGFCTSLIFIGVCIFSPIWGVIASAVDSEKKFLLISPIFGFFIVTYLLFFNENIIIAYILCVLFGGVQAVHVLNYSALRNTVSVTQIATGLAIVNMFLPLSGGVLQPITGAMITYLKKTHEALYAFQTTLIIIPILMVLSFIIALFIKDSSS; encoded by the coding sequence ATGTATAAGACAAAAATTACTAGTTTAGGATTGAGTATCTGGTTTATTTGCGCCTTCTTTTATGCCCTTGAGTACTTCGTAAGATCTTCAACAGGTGCATTACTAGATGGTTTTATGAAAGAACCTTATAACCTTAATATTGCTTCAACAGCATTATTTAGCTCATCTTTTTATTGGAGCTATATAGTTTCGCAAATTCCAGCTGGTATAATTGTCGATAAATTCGGTGTCAAAAAGGTAATGACATTTAGCAGTGTTATCTTCTCTATAGCTATGCTTATTGCAACTATAGCCTATTCTGAGCCTATGCTTCTAGTATATAGAATTCTAGCAGGATTTGGCGGTGGCTTCGCTATTTTATGTGCGATAAAGTCAATAGCTATTTGGTTACCAAATAGACTCTTTCCAGCATTTACAGGTCTTACCCAATTTGTCTTATATATTGGTGCGACACTTTCTGCTGCTCCATTAGTTTTTTTATCTAAATATCTTAGCATCTCACAAATTATGGCTTTAATTTTTATAGTCTCTTTTGTACTATTATTATCTAGTATTTTTGTTATCAAAACTCACCCTGATTATAAAAAAGAAAATAAATATAACAACAAACAAAACCAAACACTAAAAGATATTTTAGCAGTTCTAAAAAACAAACAAATTTGGTTTAATGGTCTATTCTGTTTTACGATATATGGTACTACTGTATTATTTGCAGATTTATGGGGTATAAGGTATCTGACTTTATATGGTTTTACCCAAAATCAAGCAGGGTTTTGTACTTCACTAATTTTTATCGGCGTATGTATCTTTAGTCCAATTTGGGGAGTGATAGCATCTGCAGTAGATAGTGAGAAAAAATTTCTTTTAATTTCGCCCATATTTGGTTTTTTCATTGTGACTTACTTATTATTCTTTAATGAAAATATTATTATTGCATATATCCTTTGTGTTTTATTTGGCGGTGTTCAGGCTGTACATGTACTTAACTATTCTGCGCTGAGAAATACAGTATCTGTGACACAAATAGCTACTGGATTAGCGATTGTAAATATGTTTTTACCATTAAGTGGTGGAGTATTACAACCAATTACAGGGGCTATGATCACCTATCTCAAAAAAACTCATGAAGCGCTCTATGCTTTCCAAACAACATTGATAATCATTCCTATTTTGATGGTTCTCTCTTTTATAATCGCTTTATTTATCAAAGATTCTAGCAGCTAA
- the wrbA gene encoding NAD(P)H:quinone oxidoreductase, whose amino-acid sequence MTMKNILILYYSQGGSTKKMAHTIAFGVEATGATATIRTVPNISAKTKQLEPLIPADGDLYATKEDLANCDGLIVGSPAYFGNMASPLKYFLEIHSDLWFKGNLIGKPVGFFTTASGMHAGHESTLLSMMIPFMHHGCLIVGVPYSEQALEHTRTGGTPYGASHLNTFSANKTMSDDEIKICKTLGKRVADIANKLSC is encoded by the coding sequence ATAACAATGAAAAACATATTAATACTATACTACAGTCAAGGTGGAAGTACAAAGAAAATGGCCCACACTATAGCCTTTGGAGTTGAGGCTACAGGAGCAACCGCAACAATCCGCACTGTACCAAATATTTCTGCAAAAACTAAGCAGCTTGAGCCTTTAATTCCAGCTGATGGCGATCTATATGCAACAAAAGAAGATTTAGCTAACTGTGATGGTCTTATTGTCGGTAGTCCAGCATATTTTGGCAACATGGCTTCGCCACTTAAATACTTTTTAGAGATACATAGTGATCTATGGTTTAAAGGTAATCTAATCGGCAAACCAGTAGGTTTTTTCACGACAGCATCAGGAATGCATGCAGGTCATGAAAGTACTTTATTATCGATGATGATTCCTTTTATGCATCATGGTTGCTTAATAGTGGGTGTACCGTATAGCGAACAAGCTTTAGAACATACTCGTACAGGCGGTACCCCATATGGAGCGTCACATTTAAATACATTCTCAGCGAATAAAACCATGTCTGATGATGAGATAAAGATATGTAAAACTTTAGGCAAACGAGTTGCTGATATTGCTAATAAATTGTCTTGCTAG
- a CDS encoding YhjD/YihY/BrkB family envelope integrity protein has protein sequence MFDIRLYKKYLLILKNYWIWVFKEYFRKDCPTVAASITLTSLFAIVPVFFIIINILNAFNAFSSLSENLQNFLFENMLPATATTVQQYITNISHKMTSLPITSVIVLLVVIFLMIKRLEITLNKIFYANKQRPMIQSLLVYWALMTMGPLLMGFVFISSTYLISMAWFVKDIGMEQYLLSSLSLIFLTAGFFVVYKILPNTKINSKIALLAAFLVAIVFSIAKKIFALYMFYVPTYSVIYGSLSLIPIFILWVFVTWQITLLGAVMIRAMQYMKVTLDFKKEVKRDDLSISVNMLKELHLAQKELKNGMSINDLYQKTSVADYDKIKKILYALETANIIRITAQDICYLNCDVFDIRLHKVYLAFNPTINFKTSSIRKINGIKSQLYKQLDIKLNECF, from the coding sequence ATGTTCGATATCAGGTTATACAAAAAATATTTGCTAATATTAAAAAACTATTGGATCTGGGTCTTTAAAGAATATTTCCGTAAAGATTGCCCAACAGTCGCCGCGTCAATAACTCTTACAAGTTTGTTTGCTATCGTACCAGTTTTTTTCATTATAATAAATATTTTGAATGCTTTTAATGCTTTTAGTTCCCTTTCTGAGAATCTACAGAATTTTCTTTTTGAAAATATGCTTCCAGCTACAGCTACAACGGTTCAGCAGTATATTACCAATATTTCTCATAAGATGACTTCTTTACCTATCACATCTGTTATAGTTTTACTTGTGGTGATTTTTTTGATGATAAAAAGATTAGAAATTACTCTAAATAAAATCTTTTATGCAAATAAGCAGCGGCCAATGATTCAAAGTTTATTAGTATATTGGGCATTAATGACAATGGGCCCACTATTAATGGGATTTGTATTTATTTCAAGTACTTATCTTATATCTATGGCATGGTTTGTCAAAGATATTGGTATGGAGCAATACCTTTTGAGTAGCTTATCGCTTATTTTTTTAACGGCAGGTTTTTTTGTTGTCTACAAGATATTACCTAATACAAAGATCAATTCAAAAATTGCATTACTTGCAGCATTTTTAGTAGCGATTGTATTTTCTATTGCTAAGAAGATTTTTGCTTTATATATGTTTTATGTGCCTACATATTCTGTTATCTATGGTTCGTTATCGCTAATACCAATATTTATTCTTTGGGTTTTTGTTACTTGGCAGATCACACTTTTAGGTGCGGTGATGATTCGCGCAATGCAGTATATGAAGGTAACTTTAGATTTTAAAAAAGAAGTAAAAAGAGATGATCTTAGTATAAGTGTTAATATGCTTAAAGAGTTGCACCTTGCGCAAAAAGAACTAAAAAATGGTATGAGTATTAATGATTTATATCAAAAAACCTCAGTAGCAGATTATGATAAGATTAAGAAAATTCTATATGCTTTAGAAACGGCTAATATTATTAGAATTACAGCCCAAGATATTTGTTACTTAAACTGTGATGTTTTTGATATAAGGCTACATAAAGTTTACTTGGCTTTTAATCCTACAATTAACTTTAAAACTAGTTCTATTAGAAAAATTAATGGTATAAAATCTCAGCTCTACAAACAACTTGATATAAAATTAAACGAATGTTTTTAA
- the pnuC gene encoding nicotinamide riboside transporter PnuC, which yields MLFETLDYSALVINVLYTIYLARLKVWSWTLGIVGAVLLLFLFAMKGTYSLVLLQLVYVIFFSYGWYKWHTQGVDGEHKTVKWMRLADYFRYLVYVIVLCIFSIGFNYITAASDIVATGVLTGITFTAIIMTIEKFMENWIVWIISDLYFVVVMYQQELYGQVLQNFIFFITAVYGFYYWYMNTKVVEAEK from the coding sequence ATGTTGTTTGAGACTCTTGATTATTCTGCATTGGTTATAAATGTCTTGTATACAATCTATTTGGCTAGATTAAAGGTCTGGTCGTGGACGTTAGGTATTGTGGGCGCTGTGTTACTATTATTCTTATTTGCTATGAAAGGTACATACTCGCTAGTATTGCTACAGTTAGTATATGTAATATTTTTCAGTTATGGCTGGTATAAATGGCATACTCAAGGTGTTGATGGTGAGCATAAAACTGTTAAGTGGATGAGGCTTGCTGATTATTTTCGCTATTTGGTCTATGTGATTGTTTTGTGTATATTTAGTATTGGCTTTAACTATATCACCGCTGCTTCAGATATTGTTGCTACTGGTGTTCTCACTGGGATTACATTTACAGCGATCATTATGACCATAGAAAAATTTATGGAGAATTGGATAGTTTGGATTATTTCTGATTTATATTTTGTTGTGGTGATGTATCAGCAAGAGTTATATGGTCAAGTTTTACAAAATTTTATATTTTTTATTACCGCTGTTTATGGTTTTTATTATTGGTATATGAATACAAAGGTAGTGGAAGCTGAGAAATGA